In a single window of the Planctomycetota bacterium genome:
- a CDS encoding HEAT repeat domain-containing protein produces the protein MFKIRSLALCGAVLVSAACAMAAMNRPPLAAAENQDPVSESKLIAVLTSDAPPQDKAITCKQLAIYGSKAAVPALAALLPDKELASWARIALEAIPDPAADDALRQAMDKVQGRLLVGVINSIGVRRDAKAVDGLVQRLKDADAEVASASAAALGRIGGASAAKALEPLLAGAPPAVRPTIAEGCILCAERFLADGNRDEAVRLYDAVRKADVPKQRILEATRGAILARGAAGVPLLVEQLRSTDNAVFGIGLRTARELPGPEATEALAAEMGRAASDRQALMLMALADRDDAKALPAVLAVVKTGPTHVRVAAMDALARFGNVSCVPVLLEAAVDSDAEVAQKAKGTLTRLPGQDVDAELVTRLAQATGKMRQAVIEVAKQRRIAAALPTIARCVDDADAEVRGAAIEALGALAERRCRPPRHRPACAGLRRRTRRPGRRASSHQRQGGDRPGRGGAHVVNVAQHVAGGRRRGGAASGPGQVFQEDDAPGAGAARLPAIRPGNQETQG, from the coding sequence ATGTTCAAGATTCGGTCTCTTGCACTGTGTGGGGCTGTGCTGGTGTCGGCGGCCTGCGCGATGGCCGCCATGAACCGCCCCCCTCTCGCCGCCGCCGAGAACCAGGACCCCGTTTCGGAAAGCAAACTGATCGCCGTGCTCACCTCGGATGCCCCGCCGCAGGACAAGGCCATCACCTGCAAGCAACTGGCCATCTATGGCAGCAAGGCGGCCGTTCCGGCGCTGGCGGCGCTCCTGCCGGATAAGGAACTGGCGTCCTGGGCGCGGATCGCCCTGGAGGCGATTCCCGATCCGGCGGCCGACGATGCGCTGCGCCAGGCGATGGACAAGGTCCAGGGCAGGCTGCTCGTCGGGGTGATCAACTCCATCGGCGTGCGGCGCGACGCGAAGGCGGTCGACGGGCTCGTCCAGAGGCTCAAGGACGCCGATGCCGAGGTGGCGTCGGCCTCGGCCGCCGCCCTGGGTCGCATCGGCGGCGCCTCGGCCGCCAAGGCCTTGGAGCCGTTGCTGGCCGGCGCACCGCCCGCGGTTCGCCCGACGATCGCGGAGGGCTGCATTCTGTGCGCCGAACGGTTCCTCGCCGACGGCAACCGCGACGAGGCCGTGCGGTTGTATGACGCGGTCCGCAAGGCCGATGTGCCCAAACAGAGGATTCTCGAGGCGACCCGCGGGGCGATTCTCGCTCGCGGGGCCGCCGGCGTCCCCCTGCTGGTCGAGCAACTGAGGTCGACGGACAACGCGGTCTTCGGCATCGGCCTGCGCACGGCCCGCGAACTGCCCGGCCCCGAGGCGACCGAGGCGCTGGCCGCCGAGATGGGCCGGGCGGCGTCGGACCGGCAGGCCCTGATGCTCATGGCCCTGGCCGACCGCGACGACGCCAAGGCGTTGCCCGCGGTTCTCGCCGTGGTCAAGACCGGCCCGACCCACGTGCGGGTCGCCGCCATGGACGCGCTGGCGCGGTTCGGCAACGTCTCTTGCGTGCCGGTGCTGCTGGAGGCCGCGGTCGACAGCGATGCGGAAGTGGCTCAGAAGGCCAAGGGAACGCTCACCAGACTGCCCGGCCAGGACGTCGATGCCGAACTCGTGACCCGCCTGGCCCAGGCGACCGGCAAGATGCGCCAAGCCGTCATCGAAGTGGCCAAGCAGCGGCGAATTGCCGCCGCACTTCCCACGATTGCGCGGTGCGTCGACGATGCCGATGCGGAGGTTCGCGGCGCCGCTATTGAGGCCCTCGGCGCCCTCGCGGAGCGGCGATGCCGCCCTCCGCGTCATCGCCCTGCATGCGCTGGCCTGCGCCGGCGGACCCGGCGCCCTGGCCGCCGTGCAAGCAGCCATCAGCGACAAGGAGGAGACCGTCCAGGACGAGGCGGTGCGCACGTTGTCAACGTGGCCCAGCATGTGGCCGGAGGACGCCGGCGCGGCGGAGCCGCTTCTGGCCCTGGCCAAGTCTTCCAAGAAGATGACGCACCAGGTGCTGGCGCTGCGCGGCTACCTGCAATACGTCCAGGGAACCAAGAAACTCAAGGATGA